In Patescibacteria group bacterium, the sequence GTATTATTACGCCTTTTTGCTCTTGCTCTGCCGTGCCATTATTTTTAGGCTTTGCAGAAACGGGCGTACCACTGGGCGTAACTTTCTCATTTTTAGTTTCATCTCCAATGGTCAATGAGGTTGCTTTAGTAATGTTATTCGGTTTATTCGGCTGGAAAATCGCGGGTATTTATATTGCCAGCGGTCTGGTTATTGCAATTATTTCAGGTCTAATTATCGGCTATTTGCCGGTAGAACATTTGCTGGCTGATTTTGTACGTAAAAACCAAGCCAAGAATGCTTTAGCGCTACCTCAGATGAATTGGCCTCAAAGAATAAAATATGCCCGAGATTATACCTGGGATATTATCAAAAAAGTTTGGTTGTATGTAATTGTCGGTATTGGTATCGGCGCGTGGATACATGGTTATGTGCCAGCTGATTTCTTGGCTCAGTACGCAGGAGCTGACAAATGGTATGCCGTACCACTCGCTGTCCTTATTGGCATTCCTCTATACTCCAATGCTGCCGGCATCATCCCTCTTGTGAGCGCTTTGACTGAAAAAGGCGTGTCCATGGGGACAACACTGGCATTTATGATGTCAGTAACCGCCTTATCCCTGCCAGAATTTATGATCCTTAAAAAAGTTATGAAAACTAAACTTATTCTTATTTTTGCAGGAATCGTTAGTGCAGGCATCATGTTTACCGGGTTCTTGTTTAATTTAATTTTAAAATAAAATTTACATTTTACTAATCTTTTCCATCAACGAATATCCTGGACCCGCCAAGTAGCCCCTAAACAGACCCTCAAATAAGCCCTAAGGTTCCTCTAAACAATAATTCCGAGACCGAGGTGGTCTGCAGACAAAAAAACAGCCCTGTATTCAGAACTGTTTTTTT encodes:
- a CDS encoding permease: MFYPIQLFANWLSYGLFNLKQGSLAGEAVNFFIFDTIKIFILLAVIIFAVSIIRSFLPPEKIRKILSRKHKFVGNILAAIFGIITPFCSCSAVPLFLGFAETGVPLGVTFSFLVSSPMVNEVALVMLFGLFGWKIAGIYIASGLVIAIISGLIIGYLPVEHLLADFVRKNQAKNALALPQMNWPQRIKYARDYTWDIIKKVWLYVIVGIGIGAWIHGYVPADFLAQYAGADKWYAVPLAVLIGIPLYSNAAGIIPLVSALTEKGVSMGTTLAFMMSVTALSLPEFMILKKVMKTKLILIFAGIVSAGIMFTGFLFNLILK